The Camelina sativa cultivar DH55 chromosome 18, Cs, whole genome shotgun sequence DNA window GgtattgttaaaaataataacataaggATTTAATTAACTCGTGTTTAAGTATTAGATTAATGATACTTGAATTTATAGTAATATCGATGCAAACCCGTCCCATCATACAAACCATCATGCAATATAACCCATAtgtgttattttaaatttttaatatgtttaaatattcataattttagaaattctattaagtttagatatcaATTTTGAAGTCTACTATATAAGGTAGaattaaaacaatcaactttacaaaccaaactaatcatacataaatttaaaattttgattcttATTAAGTGAAGCTTCCGGCTCATTCAGATTtagattgattttgattttatatataataagactCTGAATTATTATCTAAACGTTTTAGCTGAAGTGGCTTGGTCAACACACCATTTATATTAATAGAGTAATAGATATccgtttttttaaatttgagtcatagtatatgaaaataaaaatagatttttaataatttcatgTATTATAAGCAAGCAAAGATGAAAGgagaatcaaatttaaaattttaaaaaatattttctttaattgttttttataatcttaAATAGAATCATGAGTTAAATACATTAGTGGATATTTTAGGTAACAAATTAATGGCTTTAACAATAAATGTGATGGCATTCAATTGTActagtatacatatatatttattgcgGCACGTTTAGCAACATGTCGCTTTGGCCGAGTGGTTAAGTCGCTCGCCTGTTAAGGCAACTTTAGTGCCCCAACTAAGAGACGTTAACACGCGCCTTTTCTAACCAGAGTCAACGATTTGCATCACTAAACTCCGTTGTTACAAAATGTgagtctctttttcttttcttttcaactttttaCTACATACAGTACAGTTACACTCTctgtttaacctttttttttaactacattTGCGCTTAGCAAAACCCATAACTTCTCCATACCATACAATGCCAATGAATCAAACacagtaaaacaaaaagaaccaGATTCTTCACCGGCTATCACTGATGCTAGTAGTTGTAGCCTCCTTCTCTGTGATTTGTAGAATCTTTGCATAGCATAGACCTGAGTTCCATCATTGATCTTGGTGGCTCCAAGTGCTCCGGCTTCAATGCGTTTCCAAGCAAGCTTTGCATTTGTGTCGCAAATATTTCATCTAAAACCTGAACTTATCAAACAATTAGATCAGGAAAcaaggcaacaacaacaacaacaaaaagattcTGACAGCTCCCGAAAAGGTTTCAAAACAACACTTACAGAAACTGCGATCCTCGGTCCTTTGTGCCAAGTCACATTATCTTTCCTATCTTCCAAAAGACGAAGCACATCctgtatagaaaaaaaaaggaacagaaCATTGAAGGAGGTAATTGCAGAAGACAAAAACAACCAGTGTAATGAAATGTAATGATGTCTCTAACCTGTCCCATTCGGTCCCAGATTCCTCTGCAGATTGACACAAACACATCGGGTAAGAAAACACCGTGTAGATGATCGATTGTTTTGTCTAGCAAATCCTTCAATGCCGTCATTCTGTTTCTAACATCCGGTTCTGCTGTGGTTTCTCTTAAGTCGTGGATGATGGTCTTTAGCTTCATCTGACTTTGTATCCTCGTCtgttaacataaacaaaatcaagaaattgaTTTTAACAAAAGCTGGCTCTGAGAACAAAACGCAGAAGAAAATCGAATTTTTGGAAGATAATTAGAGAGAGTACATACATTCTCTGCGAGTTTCTCCACAAGCGCTTGCATATAACTTCTGAATTTGGCTCTTAACAAAACTGTCACCTCACTTAACCGCTCTCCCAAGACTCTATTTTCTCCATCAGGGATATATGAATTCCACAATTTGAATCGGTTCTCTATACTCGGGCGTAAAATGTCAAGCACTCTTTTCATTGAGTTGAGAAGAACTCCAAGCTGAAACCCAAAATGGCGTCAATGTCTTCTCCTCTTACATCCAGAAAAAACTTGCAAAATTATACAATAAGCAAACATACCTCTTTTGGAACAGAATAAGGATTAGGAGTGCCTTTGGTAAATTTCTGGACAATTTTCAGGCCAAATATTTTACTTTCCTTTAACGGAGACAAAATCTCAGCAAATTGTTTCTCCATGGCTTCAACTATTGCCTTTTCTGAGTCTGCTACAACCTTTTTCCATGGAACAACAGCAACACTTAGATTATGATCTATTTAAACAACAACATAACATATGATTGGAGTTAAAAGGAGTCTTTGCTGTTCGACTTACTTTCTCCAAGGATATTGCGTATTCTGGCCATCGCCTAATGATGATATCGTATTCATCAAGTGTCCCATTGAGTCTTTCATACATCTCATCGACAAATGGAGAAGTCAATCCCGGAATCTCGCCACATGCTTTTGACTGAAAAGTGAAAGCAGATAGAATGTACTTAGAATGTTCTACTTTCTGCAGTATATGATTAAACTTGGAAGAACTCATTTGCATGATTAGTACCGTCTCTAGCTTGCAGAGTTCATATAAAACTCGTCTTTTCTCTTCAATCCAGGTTGTAATATATGAATAGAAAAGCTCCTTGGCATTAACGCCACCTTTAATAGGACTGCAACATGACAAGACCAAGACCATATAAGGTGCCTATCGGTCACAGGAATGTCTAAAAAACAATATGGAAGTTAAAAATTAGTTAGTGAACTTACTTTATGTTCCAGCTAGATATATCTCTCTGAAAATCAGCAGTCGTAATAACTAGCTCAACAACCGCAGGTGATGGTCCAGGAGGAGGCCATACAAGAAGAAATTCCCGGAGCCTATTGCAGAGATCAACACTATATATTGCCGCTGAATAATTTGGAAGGTCTataaagctgttcaaaagttGACAGAGAGAAATCATTAGAAAGACAAAGTGAGAAGCAAACCATTCATACCGAGTTAACATATATGCTACATATCTTTGACTTGAGTCTTAAACAAACCTTGGAAGCACATTGCAGTTATGGATCGCTATGTCACtggatatttcatttttaaggCTCAAGATTAGAGACTTCATCTTTTGATAAGAAGCTGGAAGCGCCATGGGATCAACTGGTGCACCTTCACTACGGTTGAGTAAATCGTTTGTTTCCAATAAATGTCTTCTTGACCTCTTCTTTGAAGCAGCCTGAAGTGTTGTCCGTAAGTGATGAATCACATATACAACTTAAGAAAAGATGGTTCTGAAACAGATAAAAGTTTGATTTAATACCTGAAAATATCTGCAGAGTTTCAACTGTGCCTCAGGGGTTAATACATCATTGCGAAGACCATAGAGCTTGACAGCTGATTCTATAGCAGGTGCTGGAGTCCCCGTAGCAGATTCGAAAACATCTTTCATCCCGGAGAAAGACAGTTCATCAAGTGATTTATAATTCTCAAATGCTGAAGCGAGAATCTGTTGAATTTGTTCGTCAATTTCCCCAAGTAATCGATTCTGACAAAAAAAGGACCAAAAATTGAAGTAAACTACTTGAATACTAAAGAAACAATTTAATAATCAAAACTAACCCACCTCTTGATGACTCAATACAGCCTTGTAGTTGCTTTTCATTATAATAGGGAGTAGAAAATCATAAATCAGATCAAGACAATCCTTGGTAGGCGATGCGACATCCATGACATAAGAAAGATATCTGCAAGTTCTCACAAAACATTGCTTAATTACCACAAAAGAAATTTAAGACACACACAACATTCTGACTCACTCAATAATTACCTTAATCTAGTGTATGCATCTGAAACGCCGTAATAGGATGCAAATCGAGTTATCATCCAATGCCATGGTCCCTTAAACAATAAATTTTTTCGCTGAAACCGTTCCTCTTTCATAGCCACCTCGAGGACAAGATCATACGCTGAAGTTTCTGCCACTAACCCACATTTGGTTTTTTCATCTAAACTACTTGAGTAAGTAAACTGAAGTTGGATTCTCCCAATTAGTTCATGCTCTGGTTCATGATATATTGGCAACCATCGCAGTTTGTCACTCTGcttcagaaagaaaagaagaaaacataagatCCTCAGCTTCATTGTCAGTAATATGAAAACATAATATGTGTGAGACAGCAAGAGAATCTTACCGGATCATCAGCTATAGCTGCTAGCTGAGCTACGACACGGCCAAGAAGTTGCCCCTTCGAATCTCGAACTTCGGTAATCAAATCATCACCAAGACTATCTGGTAAACTACAAGAGAAAAGAATATCAAGATCTACTAGAAAGGAGTAGAAAGAATGATCCGTAAGAGCTCACGTGAGTAAACAAGGGCACATACAAAATAAACGTCTCGCCAGATCCAGGTTGCGTCTTAATTTGATCCTCTTCAGCAGAGCTCTTTAACCTCAATGAACATGAATATGTTTCTGAAAACAGAAAGAATCAGATATTGATGACCAGTATAAGACCAATGAGTTATGTCCAAAGTATGATGCAGTACCTTGTACTGCTTCATAAGTCTGCGGTCCAGTGTGAGATGTAACAATTTCGTTTTTAACGGCCTTGGAAACCTGCTTAAGGTAGCGAGCAGCAGCCTGCAGGTAAGCCAAACTTTGACGCGAAAGTGAACCATTAAGAGGAACTTGGGGAGTGACATGAACTTTCTTGGCTGCTTTCCAGCCAGAAGATAAAGTCGAATTCAGTTCCTCAATATGGTGACGAACAACATCGAGTTTTTCCTTGGAGACCTTTAGTGTTGCAATGTTACAGCCAGGAGGTGGATCTAATCCCATTTTAATTCTACGAACTgtacaaaaaaatcatactcTTGTAAGCACAACTACTGAAATTTCTACAAGTGGTCAAATGCAGTGTGAggaaaagaaatacaaatgtgtATACCTTGGAGTCTAATCTTTCCAATAGTCTTCTTAGATTTTGGAGCAGATGTCTCGGTAACCAACTCAGAAGGTCCCTTTCCCAGTAACTCTTCTTCAGATTGAAGAAAAAACCTCTGCAAACTAAATGCATTCCTCATTATCTTGCATTCATTGTTCAGGAAGTAAGAAGCTTCGCTGACACTATCTGTTGACCATGAATGAAGACATAGCCGCACACAGGCTTCATAGGCAATCATGGCAGACCATGGACCTTGCTCACTGCATtcaaaccacacaaaaaaatgaaggaaaTGAATAAATGACAGAgggagaaaagaaacaagacaacaaaatatataaatcagatAAGAAACTCAACCTGGCATGAAAGGTGGGAAAACGAGGCAATGAACTGGTTGAAGTGATTGTCCCGTTCTGGGGCCTTCCTGAAGTTCCAGCCTCAAcatttcttctttcaaattcaTTATGGGAAGATACATTGTTCCGCACACCACAAGCTTCTGCTTCCTGTAAAAGTTATAATCAAATCAGAGAACAAGACAGTaaggttttaaaagaaaacatgacAGAAGGGGGGGGAAGCAAGTACATATGAAACTTCAGTGCTTGTAGCTGAGTCTGAAAACTCATCAGCACCAAAGACCTTTGCACCATTACGTCCAAGTCCATTTTGAGCTGCCATATTATATACGTGAGGCAAACGAACATGAATTTTATAATCTTGAGGAGAGCGTTGAGGTGAGTGTTGCCTCTCGAATGTCTCTTCATCTGAACTTGAGCCAccatagttattattattacctctaGCGGCGGGTTTAGTTGCAGAGGACAATGGAGGCGCACTCTTAAATCCAAAAGGATGACCAGAATTGGTATTGGCAGCAGACTTAGCATCCAGTTTCCGATTACCAATAGTCCACCTCGAACCAACAACATCCTATAACCATCTCAAAACAAGCAATGGTTACAGCAAAATCATAGAGACTGTTgaacagagaagaaaacaaaatagtacAAACCTCTCCTAAGCTTCTTAAGCCAGCTTCCTTGAACATCGCTCCTTACCTTTTAACCTAAAAAGTTCAGAAGAAATCATCAAAATGCAGAAATCTCTTAGTTCTGTACTGAAATCCCTAAAACATAGCAACTGAAATTAATCTGGAAACGAAATCAAAACGGATCGAAGGATACACAAAAGCGAAATTGTAGTAGTGAAACggccaaagagaagaagaagaaaaaaaaaaaaaaggagaattaCTTTTAGCTCTTCCACGAAATCCACATGAAAGAAAGGGAAATCGTGAACGGAAAACTCACGAAATTGAAGAACCGATCTACTCGTCAAATCGGGAAATAGTAATGCATTAGCTTACTTACACTCTTCCCTATGAAGAAGACTCTTccgagagtttttttttttgtttggccaGTGAAGGAGTCAACAAGTGTgaaaccagaaaaagaaaaaaaaaactccagtAGAACCAActgttaaaacttttttttcttcttcttcttcttcttcttcaaagtgACTACGGCGGAGGGAAAATTCAGGTAGTGACGACGATCATTGGACTCAAAATTCACAGTGAAGAAGAACGAGAATGGTGGATTAGTAAATAAAGATGAAGATCGAtgaagatttttcttcttctctttttttgtttttcctatttatttatttatttaatcttccttttttcttaataaaactTGCgccaagaaaggaaaaaaaatatatacggCGTTGGATGGAGACGTCAATTAACGGTGATGGAGACTTTAATACGCTCTGGTGGTAAATCTGACGTGTCAACTGCATACACGCCCTTTTTCCATGACgggatcaaaaaaaaaaagaaaaaaaacggcAACGTTCTCCGCGCGTGTATCTAAACGTACTacattaaaacctctataaattaatattattggaATCcagatattttaattaataattattattattttatagtataaattaataattattaattaatagttatatttttaattgtttaattttttttttttatgaattgagataattttagcaaaacaagattaaatttttagatgttgtaaattttatggtattgaattgaatttttaatatttagaaaacattattgacaataaattacaaattcatttatatagatgacataaaattcaaatttatgaataataaaatcaattatagtACTTTAATATTCTATCTaactatcaaaatataaatgatgcatatctagaaattgaaaactttaaaaaaaattcactatttttatgatatattatagaatatttcaatcattataatttaaaaatacaacataacaattgttttatatatatactccctccggttttttttacttgtcgttctagagctttgcacacaaattaagaaactaGATTAATGTTCTATTATACCCtttctttaatacattttctaatttttttattggtcaaatcattaaaatagttgggataaaattggtatttttgtcaaacatatgcattggaaacctaaaacgacaagtattggaaaacaaaatttttagtctagaatgacaagtaaaaaaaaccagAGGGAGTAAGTTTTAAGagaaatatacattattatatcagcatatatgtatttacatgattattaatttattatattatttgaatcatattttacatggagatttcaaaaaaaaatattaacttattatcttatcgaattttgttattttttacattagCCCAACTTTGGAGTAGcaagatttattaatttttagtgtttataaatttatagtaTATTAATGCACAAGACTAAAGATAAGTCTTTGATGCATAAGGCACCAACACACTAGGGATCGAATCCCGCTCCCTACGAATAtagggattaggctaatggaCCGACATGTTATGGCCTATTGGTTgacataaaaaaatagaatattaatttatagaggttttacttacttctattttattttttatttcattaatttcccaatatttttgttataaattatgaacaaatGTCATCTTTTTTAGTATTACCAAAATGTtttaaacaacttaaaaaaaaaagatgggtaATCGATTTCTTTAGATTTCGTTCTAATGATGTGGTCGCAATTTGGTTAACCAACTCTCTTTTTTGTGTCTAACAAATGTCCTGCGCCGGATCTCAATGATCTCATTTGACTAATAGACAGAAGTAATGGAGCATATAAATTTCATCAATTCTTTCATTTAATTGAAACACaatgaatcaaatcaaacagACAAATACATTTTGATCCGGTGTTTTAAAGTTTAATGATATTGGAAAATGGAACCAAATTAATCAATTAAAGAATTCTCTACTTACTATTATTAttgacaacacaaaaaaaaaaaataataaaataagttaaATAATCAACCGAAAGGATTTTAGACAACTTGAAGAACCTTTCCCTTGTCTTCATATGTCTTTTCTCCGACCGAATTAGTTGTGTCCAGGTCACGCCGAAAACACGCATATGCTTAGCCAGCAAGGTAATACAATTTCACCTCGAACAGGCTTCAAAAGGCCCATTTTCAAAAAGCCCATGTTAGAAACAAGAATTGACTTTGAACAGTGTCAACTGGTTGGAAGAAGCTGACGCATTATCTCGTCCATACACCAACTTGCTCTTATCgaaacacaaaaaccctagcCACGCGCCTCCCACTCTTCACGCCCTTAACCCTAGTTTCATACAACGGCGCCGTTTCAATGGAGATTATAACTCACGCGCGAGTAAGGAGAGTATAATCCTTTTACAGCTCATTATGAGTCAGCAGCCTTGAGagcttttttattcttcttttcttcttctcaatttctttttttcttcttcttctgtctttcCACAAATTTCCTCCgatttcaaattcttttttttccggtgaaatcgaaaaaaagaaaaatctgagATCTTTCTTCTATCTCTAATGGCGACATCGTTAAGCAGAGATCAATACGTGTACATGGCGAAGCTTGCTGAGCAAGCCGAGCGTTACGAAAAGATGGTTCAGTTCATGGAACAGCTCGTAAGTGGGGCGACACCAGCCGGTGAACTCACCGTTGAAGAGAGGAACCTTCTCTCCGTCGCGTATAAGAACGTGATTGGATCTCTCCGTGCCGCGTGGAGAATCGTGTCTTCGATCGAGCAGAAGGAAGAGAGCAGGAAGAACGAAGAACACGTGTCGCTAGTCAAGGATTACAGATCTAAGGTTGAGACTGAGCTTTCTTCGATCTGTTCAGGAATCCTCAGGTTGCTTGATTCGCATCTCGTTCCTTCTGCTACTACTAGTGAGTCTAAGGTCTTTTACCTCAAGATGAAAGGAGATTACCATCGTTATCTCGCCGAGTTCAAATCTGGTGATGAGAGGAAGACTGCTGCTGAAGATACTATGATCTCTTACAAAGCTGCTCAGGTTTGATTTCGTTAATTCTTAGACTTAGGGTTTATGAATCTATCCAGTTTAGGTTGCTTCTCtgtaccccaaaaaaaaacccctatTTTCTAGATCACTTTAATTAGCTAATCTGTTATCAGTATGTCTCATAATTGGTAATTTGGTCTCGCATTGTATTTGATCAAATCGCTAAAAGTAGTCAACTTTAACAATTTTTCAATTGCTTCAATGGAAAGAGTTTcattctttgatgcttgttgttgtgaaaaatatgtttttttgctcattcatgtgtgtttttgttttgaaggacGTTGCAATTGCTGATTTAGCACCTACACATCCGATCAGGCTGGGTCTGGCTCTCAATTTCTCAGTGTTTTACTACGAGATTCTCAACTCTTCTGAGAAAGCTTGTAGCATGGCCAAACAGGTACTCTTTTCTTCATTCCTCTAAactgcttgtttgtttgttttttttagagtttgCAGGTTCTCTGTTTGGTTCTAAAGATTAATCATTGTTTCAAGTTGGGTTTGGGAgagtctttctcttttttcttgcttggtgtttttgattttgagtaaCTAAACTGACCACTTGTTTGACTATTCCCCCCTATTGGCCCCATCTTGCATTCATTGTGTTGGATTGATTTGAATTGAGTTTTGATGTATGTACCAGAAATAGAGaagtttgtttataaaaaaaaaagtaactctTTCTTCCTTTCTGAACGGACCCActtctttttaataaacaagagagattctAAAGAAAAGACATTCTGCAAAGTCCTCTTTCTTTATAGACCTATTTTTTGACCATACGCTTCTTCACATTAACCAAATTATTCCTTCTGTCAGTAGAATCTCTTAGAATGACAAAGGCTTTACAAGATCTTTCATACATTATGCATACGAGATTGTATAGAATCTGATCATTGAGTGCATGTTGATTCCGGAACATCTCATATACAATAAGACTGTGAAGATATCTGAGATCATTGTATTTCTAACTTGTTCTTGTTGATTCATAACCTGAGTAGGCTTTTGAAGAAGCCATTGCTGAGCTGGACACATTGGGAGAGGAGTCATACAAAGACAGTACTCTCATCATGCAGTTGCTTAGGGACAATCTAACCCTTTGGACCTCCGATATGCAGGTTTGTCCTATCCtatacttttcttttcatatttcAGTCTCATCATGAGAAACTCGCATAGTGTTGATCATTGATACTCTTATAAGACTATTCGGATAATAACACCTTGAAACTCAATGATCGACTGCTTTATTCAGGAGCAGATGGATGACGCCTGAAAGTCTAATGGAAGAAAAGACGGTTATGTAATGTTCCTGCAACCATAACCGATAATCGAgttcaaaccctaaaacccccCTTTTCTGTAAAACttgtcgaaaaaaaaaagtttgtttcttttatgaCAGTTTATGTGCACAGCTTTGGTGTTATCTGCTGCTCTGTTccaactctgtttctttttttttttttttttctaatttatccTCCCTCATCTTTgcttttttctcaaaatttatatatttcagaCGAATAACAGTGTCCCAAATCTTAGCTTTCCTCCAGATTGATGAGACGGTGCGTGTATCTTttagacagaaacaaaaaaacatgaattcaCTTAATGTGTGGTAAAGTTtacggtttggtttagtttctaGACTACTAATAGTAAGGCAAAAAAAAGGATTCGGAGaagcaacacaaaaacaaatgagAGGAATTTAGACCGTGATCAACTGATTATGGTGGCATATTGAAATGTGATTATGGTGGCATACTGATTAGTGACCAGTATGTAAATGATTGAAAAAGCAATGGAAGACAAGTGCGTGAGCGTGATGGCATTTAAAATATTCTTAAGATAAAGGATAATACTTGAATAAGACAAAGATtaaatggcaaaaaaatgaatcaaaaaaTACTTTCCTTGATCTCGAGCGTTTGtgagcaagaagaagatgaagagttgAGCCTAATTACGATTTCCTGATCTCCCGTATTGATATGACTTGATTACTTGGAACATGTTTTATGGAGATATTTATCTGTCGATTACGATTACATTTAGATGATCTGTTTAGTTTATTTAGTAAACTGATTTTAGTTATATACATATGTGTGtcttcaattatatatatatatatatatatacatatcatgtTGACTTTTTCTTGACTTCACTGATGTGGGATCTACTAGCTAATTTATGTATGTTCTGTCTAGGACAGAGaatgggtttttaattttttttgtgaaaagcaaagaaagaaaggtTTTGTCTAAAAAGATTTGTGGATTTAAAGTAAAAGGTACTAATACTACATGATCTAAAACTTTTGACAAGCGGAAGAGCTAAGAAAACAGATTGTTAATGAACATTgatcttaatttgattttgcaGAGTGGTAGTGAAGGAAACAAAGCAGGGCTGTATCCAGAGTTAATTTCCCATCTTCTGCTTGATGCGCATGCCTTTGAAGTTAACCAGACTGTATGTAAACGATTGTAGCATacatgttttgtcttttttttgacGATGTATAGATGTGTGCCTACCGGTGTGGTTGAAAAAGTGATGAGGTGTGTATATATGCATCATATTAGGTGTGTGTAGATGTGTTATTTGTATGTATAAAACTTAAGGGTGAATGTGTATGTAGACTGTATAGATGCGCGTGTATGATGTGTGAGCTAGCGAGCGTAGAGGAATGACGAACATACTAAAATGACTAACGAAACTACTCGCCCAGACCAAACGATAAGTTAGTTGAAACACTAAAATTACTAACTACAACCTAGTCGATTTTTgcacataataataaaaagaactcTAATCGATTAAGACCAAACGATCGCTTAGACGAATTGACGAAACACACATATAAATGATTAACACCAATCTAATTGCCAAAAACGACACGATCAATGGACGTAACCCACAAAAATGATTAACGTTAGTAATAATCGATCTAGggttcaagttttttttttagattaggGGTCACGTTAGTAATAACGATCCGTGTCTGATATCAAAATCGGATTTGAACCATCTGGCCACTCGAACAAAGTTGACCATAGGCGTGCATAAAAACATGAATTATTTAttcacactaaaaaaaaattatgagagaGGCAGAAACTACAAGTTAGAATCTCAGAACAAGcaaaacattaaaaccaaaaaaaaatttaaaaccaaaaaaaacaagcaaaacattaAAGTGTACTTGGACCACTTTTGTCTGGCATTTGcatgcatgaaaaaaaaaaaattataaagagtgagtctttttagtttttcatattttacttaCGATACttaaaacttttgtttcttctccacCGCTCTACCCCGAAAAGATAAAAGACTGTAAAAAACATCAAAGTTTAGCAGCCCACACGTGATCGCCAATTCACGTTATTACTATACTTaattactactaccaacaaaagaaaaaaagcaactTGGTAAAATGATATTCTTCTTATATATCTTTTAGGATTAATCAAACCAGATCTTCAAACATGTTTGCGGTcgtagttataatttttttatccttCCTTATAAACACTATATTTTACAGTTTCCAAAACATTTCAATCTGGATTTTAGAAAGCTGTGTAGTcgtaaccaaaaaaagaaaacaaaggaaagGCTGGATTTTTTGGTGCGCATCTTAGTCATTTTTCCTACCATTcttacagttttatatttattttcttcctaCAAAATAGGACTTTGTTAAAATGATAAGGAATGAATGTTTCATTCCATAACATGACTAACATAGTAGTTGAGAGTTGAAAACCAATGGCCCGATGACCATTTGCAAAGTAATTTTAAGCAAGAATCTTTGTGTGGTGTTCTCAAGCAACTCGTCGCGTAGTGTTTATTTTCAAGTGGTACAAAATACTAGTTTatccaaaaagataaaagaaaaatactaatCACCTGAAAATATACTAATCACCTGAAAATATACTAATCGTTGGAGGTGATAG harbors:
- the LOC109124715 gene encoding 14-3-3-like protein GF14 kappa, which gives rise to MATSLSRDQYVYMAKLAEQAERYEKMVQFMEQLVSGATPAGELTVEERNLLSVAYKNVIGSLRAAWRIVSSIEQKEESRKNEEHVSLVKDYRSKVETELSSICSGILRLLDSHLVPSATTSESKVFYLKMKGDYHRYLAEFKSGDERKTAAEDTMISYKAAQDVAIADLAPTHPIRLGLALNFSVFYYEILNSSEKACSMAKQAFEEAIAELDTLGEESYKDSTLIMQLLRDNLTLWTSDMQEQMDDA